Proteins encoded in a region of the Planococcus citri chromosome 1, ihPlaCitr1.1, whole genome shotgun sequence genome:
- the LOC135832195 gene encoding uncharacterized protein LOC135832195 isoform X1, translated as MDSYGDDLTLIVQRMGSFHLKWIELNKTCKMLQSSLAEANSKNDELEMKLAQSKEETKKIKEDNKRLVVIVKKMERKLRTGSVHKLINVMKQTIRKYDEKVLPGVSELTRDFIDTNEELSISSSDDESDSLSFSLAMHNYSKALSYSTNDNRSKSTESCADLQSVQDTHSKVITALNNCSSETVSENTPVSESLSRQSTLNPAPSVNNDQSNDGNIQHEAIIDTRCDSRISSSSVILPSNNVEKPEETSVSIQTPNPDQCISSTSSSLQNNVSSTHDVLAQKSPIRLQSGFVVVCNIETLCVEEQNAEDNEPSSVLLNLLKGTSSNVNDKSSSNHDIENIEITDQGNSKKKPNDTVLPVMVVETDSKDGYDSSSDIVELQPSASETNQVQTLKRPCPSPSSVDESAPKRSTIYHSSPSANSSSLKPIKCLICEYENLDDSKTYATYIFLDDHIIEKHSCPFPPYKRCLFNTDQGQCRRHFHPKQNYHKHVKRAHSNQDLNPNLKKRLIRCADCTKLHLFESDFKEHRARFHDKTSNKNKPNSSSLATLRNVSVKKSKSKEKSEIFVRPAAPQMTRECEVCKKDNRPSAQYKLYDELDAHILKCHSDPFPEYFRCPYCNRHFRNVKWLTSHIIKKHPNKYSTSPLEKFLPPETSPEDLQQTMSNQAADEQRPTTPVPKEKGCALRILSPSTINSAISAVITSLIPPSQ; from the exons ATGGATTCCTACGGAGACGATTTGAC GCTTATTGTGCAGCGAATGGGATCTTTCCATCTGAAATGGATTGAATTAAATAAAACCTGCAAAATGCTACAATCATCTCTTGCCGAAGCGAATTCCAAAAACGACGAACTAGAGATGAAGTTGGCTCAATCCAAAGAAGAGACAAAGAAAATCAAGGAAGACAACAAAAGATTGGTtgtgattgtgaaaaaaatggaacgaaAGTTGCGAACTGGTTCTGTACACAAATTAATCAACGTAATGAAGCAGACAATCCGCAAATACGATGAAAAAGTTTTACCCGGCGTCTCAGAACTTACTAGAGATTTTATCGATACTAACGAAGAGTTGAGTATTTCTAGCAGCGATGATGAAAGTGATTCGTTGTCATTCTCTTTGGCCATGCACAACTATTCCAAGGCACTTTCGTATTCTACTAATGATAATCGTTCAAAATCTACTGAAAGCTGCGCCGATTTGCAATCGGTTCAAGATACACATTCGAAGGTTATCACCGCATTGAATAATTGCTCTAGCGAAACAGTTTCGGAAAATACTCCTGTATCGGAATCATTATCTAGGCAATCGACGCTGAATCCAGCACCTTCAGTAAATAACGACCAATCGAATGATGGAAATATTCAACATGAAGCTATTATCGATACTAGATGTGATTCTAGAATCAGCTCTTCGTCTGTTATACTTCCATCGAATAATGTGGAGAAACCCGAAGAGACTTCGGTATCTATACAAACACCGAACCCAGATCAATGTATTTCTtcaacatcatcatcattacAAAATAATGTTTCTTCTACGCACGACGTATTAGCACAAAAATCACCGATACGTCTCCAGTCAGGTTTTGTCGTTGTATGTAATATCGAAACTTTATGCGTCGAAGAACAAAATGCTGAAGACAACGAGCCCTCTTCAGTATTACTAAACTTATTGAAAGGTACTTCTTCAAATGTAAATGATAAATCTTCGTCGAATCATGatatagaaaatattgaaatcaccGATCAAGGAAACAGTAAAAAGAAACCGAACGATACCGTACTACCTGTAATGGTTGTGGAAACTGATTCGAAAGATGGTTACGATTCTTCGAGTGACATAGTCGAACTGCAGCCAag tgcatCTGAAACGAACCAAGTGCAGACATTGAAACGTCCCTGTCCTTCTCCATCAAGTGTTGATGAATCTGCCCCAAAACGTTCTACAATTTATCATTCGTCACCATCTGCGAATTCATCGAGTTTGAAACCTAT aAAATGTTTAATTTGCGAGTACGAAAATCTAGACGATAGTAAAACTTACGCTACTTATATTTTTCTTGACGATCACATCATCGAAAAGCATTCCTGTCCATTTCCGCCGTATAAACGCTGCCTATTTAATACTGATCAGGGTCAATGTAGGAGACACTTTCATCCGaaacaaaattaccataaacaTGTAAAACGAGCTCATTCTAACCAAGATCTAaatccgaatttaaaaaaaag acTGATCAGGTGTGCGGATTGTACTAAACTGCACCTGTTCGAAAGCGATTTTAAAGAGCATCGTGCTCGGTTTCACGATAAAACCTCAAACAAGAATAAGCCCAACTCGAGTTCTTTGGCTACATTACGTAACGTGAgtgttaaaaaatcaaaatcgaaggaaaaatcagaaatatttgTTCGTCCTGCGGCTCCTCAAATGAC TAGAGAATGCGAAGTTTGTAAGAAAGATAATCGTCCATCTGCTCAGTACAAATTATACGATGAACTCGATGCGCACATTTTGAAATGTCATTCGGATCCATTTCCTGAATATTTTCGATGTCCCTATTGTAACAGACATTTCAGAAATGTGAAATGGTTAACTAGTCACATAATCAAGAAACATCCCAACAAATATTCCACATCGCCGCTAGAAAAATTCCTACCACCAGAAAC gtCACCAGAAGATCTTCAGCAAACGATGAGTAATCAAGCAGCTGATGAGCAGAGACCAACGACACCAGTGCCGAAGGAAAAAGGATGCGCTTTGAGAATACTTTCACCGTCTACGATTAATAGTGCAATTTCCGCTGTAATTACATCTTTGATACCGCCAAGCCAATGA
- the LOC135832204 gene encoding uncharacterized protein LOC135832204 isoform X1 — MRELRKDVEPTLESPKEELVDNIDEIKIEEVLMGLKGLKQEEVFSFLGKNNFTPAETEEWLKMMTSAGFGSYDQLASVDPADIEQLQLNFDANLDGFQGSNGHVMPNGSFIQKNASITKVTDTKMKIRPDIVPTIQKSSIYQTAVDNFCDWSARRERADGNAPIKLPSLDFRRTSAVWPKCPAAPVTYSLADGYLENLREEEIVSTPMTEVSSDVINTSNLEEEFKYPVDNTSYVIQSADSVEPVEVADKPKPIKLRIKRVENEEEVSTTNLNAVNDNVRAKSKRIRNPCTKRKFIETSPPPTKKKRCTKKSAASKSKEKNESPSISKKKTEPVEEFEFPFSTTVHQDDDFVYPSLDLSDDEEEDVYSFSQRDDETWTPKIKMKINEVKTSRPTRDRKTKSAVAKCLEAAAMKRADGDSMDESNRRKKCAKKCPKKKLPLATTIHKKTTAFIPTSTDSILSIDSDVTGDLVIDDSVTSSSRNYTNPEYNVPSTSSTMHSTPSSSYSGLDLLINSSTNTSPESSSKKPKLTKKARPGQKLPRAKNKTKVVTPKTCKLIQTPPSSSSPSTPATNLVTKRIKNDSMCSPSSNSGTEKKHSNSYVTKRGKLKKGMATAKQRLGKILKMHKMFF, encoded by the exons ATGAGAGAATTACGTAAAGATGTCGAGCCAACTTTGGAGTCACCTAAAGAAGAATTAGTCGATAATATCGACGAAATTAAAATCGAAGAAGTTCTTATGGGCTTAAAAGGACTTAAACAAGAAGAAGTATTCTCATTTCTgggcaaaaataattttacgcCTGCCGAAACAGAG GAGTGGTTGAaaatg ATGACTTCGGCCGGATTTGGTAGCTACGATCAACTCGCCAGCGTTGATCCAGCTGACATTGAACAACTTCAATTAAATTTCGATGCTAACTTGGACGGATTCCAAGGATCAAACGGGCACGTCATGCCAAACGGAAGCTTCATACAGAAAAATGCTTCTATAACCAAAGTAACCgataccaaaatgaaaatcagaccTGATATAGTTCCTACAATTCAGAAATCATCGATTTACCAAACCGCCGTCGACAACTTTTGCGATTGGTCAGCTCGTAGAGAAAGAGCTGATGGTAATGCTCCGATTAAATTACCCAGTCTGGATTTCAGACGCACATCGGCTGTTTGGCCGAAATGTCCTGCAGCTCCAGTCACTTATTCATTGGCTGATGGGTACTTGGAGAATTTAAG GGAAGAGGAAATTGTATCTACTCCTATGACCGAAGTATCTTCGGATGTAATCAATACCAGTAATTTAGAAGAGGAATTCAAGTATCCAGTTGACAATACGTCTTATGTTATTCAATCGGCAGATAGCGTTGAACCTGTGGAAGTGGCCGACAAACCAA AACCGATTAAATTACGCATCAAACGAGTGGAAAATGAGGAAGAAGTTAGCACAACGAATCTCAACGCTGTAAATGATAATGTTAGAGCCAAATCAAAACGTATTAGAAATCCATG TACAAAACGTAAATTCATCGAGACATCACCTCCGCCCACCAAGAAGAAAAGATGCACCAAGAAATCGGCTGCAAGTAAATCAAAAGAGAAAAACGAATCACCATcgatatcaaaaaagaaaaccgaACCTGTCGAAGAATTCGAATTCCCTTTCTCTACAACTGTTCATCAAGACGATGATTTCG TTTACCCATCGCTAGACCTATCCGATGACGAAGAAGAAGACGTATACAGTTTCTCTCAAAGAGACGACGAAACATGGACTCCTAAAATCAAGATGAAAATCAACGAAGTGAAAACATCGCGACCTACTCGAGATAGGAAAACGAAAAGCGCCGTTGCCAAGTGTCTGGAAGCTGCAGCAATGAAACGAGCCGATGGTGATTCAATG GACGAATCGAACAGACGAAAAAAATGCGCTAAAAAGTGCCCCAAAAAGAAACTACCGCTGGCTACaacgattcacaaaaaaacCACGGCGTTTATTCCAACGTCGACCGACTCGATTCTATCCATAGATAGCGATGTCACTGGTGACTTGGTCATCGACGACAGTGTGACCAGCTCGAGTCGCAATTACACGAACCCAGAATACAACGTGCCTTCTACTTCTTCCACTATGCATTCAACGCCATCCTCGTCATACAGCGGTCTCGATCTATTGATTAATTCGTCGACCAATACCAGTCCCGAATCATCCTCAAAAAAACCTAAACTTACCAAAAAAGCTAGACCTGGACAGAAATTACCTCGAGCTAAGAATAAAACCAAGGTAGTGACGCCTAAAACTTGCAAACTGATACAAACGCCTCCAAGCAGCTCCTCACCCTCTACTCCGGCCACTAACTTGGTGACtaaacgaattaaaaatgaCAGCATGTGTAGTCCGTCGAGTAACAGTGGCACTGAGAAAAAGCACTCCAATTCGTATGTTACAAAGA GAGGTAAACTGAAAAAAGGAATGGCGACGGCTAAACAACGCCTTGGCAAGATATTAAAAATGCACAAGATGTTCTTTTAA
- the LOC135832195 gene encoding uncharacterized protein LOC135832195 isoform X2, translating into MDSYGDDLTLIVQRMGSFHLKWIELNKTCKMLQSSLAEANSKNDELEMKLAQSKEETKKIKEDNKRLVVIVKKMERKLRTGSVHKLINVMKQTIRKYDEKVLPGVSELTRDFIDTNEELSISSSDDESDSLSFSLAMHNYSKALSYSTNDNRSKSTESCADLQSVQDTHSKVITALNNCSSETVSENTPVSESLSRQSTLNPAPSVNNDQSNDGNIQHEAIIDTRCDSRISSSSVILPSNNVEKPEETSVSIQTPNPDQCISSTSSSLQNNVSSTHDVLAQKSPIRLQSGFVVVCNIETLCVEEQNAEDNEPSSVLLNLLKGTSSNVNDKSSSNHDIENIEITDQGNSKKKPNDTVLPVMVVETDSKDGYDSSSDIVELQPSASETNQVQTLKRPCPSPSSVDESAPKRSTIYHSSPSANSSSLKPIKCLICEYENLDDSKTYATYIFLDDHIIEKHSCPFPPYKRCLFNTDQGQCRRHFHPKQNYHKHVKRAHSNQDLNPNLKKRLIRCADCTKLHLFESDFKEHRARFHDKTSNKNKPNSSSLATLRNVSVKKSKSKEKSEIFVRPAAPQMTSPEDLQQTMSNQAADEQRPTTPVPKEKGCALRILSPSTINSAISAVITSLIPPSQ; encoded by the exons ATGGATTCCTACGGAGACGATTTGAC GCTTATTGTGCAGCGAATGGGATCTTTCCATCTGAAATGGATTGAATTAAATAAAACCTGCAAAATGCTACAATCATCTCTTGCCGAAGCGAATTCCAAAAACGACGAACTAGAGATGAAGTTGGCTCAATCCAAAGAAGAGACAAAGAAAATCAAGGAAGACAACAAAAGATTGGTtgtgattgtgaaaaaaatggaacgaaAGTTGCGAACTGGTTCTGTACACAAATTAATCAACGTAATGAAGCAGACAATCCGCAAATACGATGAAAAAGTTTTACCCGGCGTCTCAGAACTTACTAGAGATTTTATCGATACTAACGAAGAGTTGAGTATTTCTAGCAGCGATGATGAAAGTGATTCGTTGTCATTCTCTTTGGCCATGCACAACTATTCCAAGGCACTTTCGTATTCTACTAATGATAATCGTTCAAAATCTACTGAAAGCTGCGCCGATTTGCAATCGGTTCAAGATACACATTCGAAGGTTATCACCGCATTGAATAATTGCTCTAGCGAAACAGTTTCGGAAAATACTCCTGTATCGGAATCATTATCTAGGCAATCGACGCTGAATCCAGCACCTTCAGTAAATAACGACCAATCGAATGATGGAAATATTCAACATGAAGCTATTATCGATACTAGATGTGATTCTAGAATCAGCTCTTCGTCTGTTATACTTCCATCGAATAATGTGGAGAAACCCGAAGAGACTTCGGTATCTATACAAACACCGAACCCAGATCAATGTATTTCTtcaacatcatcatcattacAAAATAATGTTTCTTCTACGCACGACGTATTAGCACAAAAATCACCGATACGTCTCCAGTCAGGTTTTGTCGTTGTATGTAATATCGAAACTTTATGCGTCGAAGAACAAAATGCTGAAGACAACGAGCCCTCTTCAGTATTACTAAACTTATTGAAAGGTACTTCTTCAAATGTAAATGATAAATCTTCGTCGAATCATGatatagaaaatattgaaatcaccGATCAAGGAAACAGTAAAAAGAAACCGAACGATACCGTACTACCTGTAATGGTTGTGGAAACTGATTCGAAAGATGGTTACGATTCTTCGAGTGACATAGTCGAACTGCAGCCAag tgcatCTGAAACGAACCAAGTGCAGACATTGAAACGTCCCTGTCCTTCTCCATCAAGTGTTGATGAATCTGCCCCAAAACGTTCTACAATTTATCATTCGTCACCATCTGCGAATTCATCGAGTTTGAAACCTAT aAAATGTTTAATTTGCGAGTACGAAAATCTAGACGATAGTAAAACTTACGCTACTTATATTTTTCTTGACGATCACATCATCGAAAAGCATTCCTGTCCATTTCCGCCGTATAAACGCTGCCTATTTAATACTGATCAGGGTCAATGTAGGAGACACTTTCATCCGaaacaaaattaccataaacaTGTAAAACGAGCTCATTCTAACCAAGATCTAaatccgaatttaaaaaaaag acTGATCAGGTGTGCGGATTGTACTAAACTGCACCTGTTCGAAAGCGATTTTAAAGAGCATCGTGCTCGGTTTCACGATAAAACCTCAAACAAGAATAAGCCCAACTCGAGTTCTTTGGCTACATTACGTAACGTGAgtgttaaaaaatcaaaatcgaaggaaaaatcagaaatatttgTTCGTCCTGCGGCTCCTCAAATGAC gtCACCAGAAGATCTTCAGCAAACGATGAGTAATCAAGCAGCTGATGAGCAGAGACCAACGACACCAGTGCCGAAGGAAAAAGGATGCGCTTTGAGAATACTTTCACCGTCTACGATTAATAGTGCAATTTCCGCTGTAATTACATCTTTGATACCGCCAAGCCAATGA
- the LOC135832204 gene encoding uncharacterized protein LOC135832204 isoform X2: MRELRKDVEPTLESPKEELVDNIDEIKIEEVLMGLKGLKQEEVFSFLGKNNFTPAETEMTSAGFGSYDQLASVDPADIEQLQLNFDANLDGFQGSNGHVMPNGSFIQKNASITKVTDTKMKIRPDIVPTIQKSSIYQTAVDNFCDWSARRERADGNAPIKLPSLDFRRTSAVWPKCPAAPVTYSLADGYLENLREEEIVSTPMTEVSSDVINTSNLEEEFKYPVDNTSYVIQSADSVEPVEVADKPKPIKLRIKRVENEEEVSTTNLNAVNDNVRAKSKRIRNPCTKRKFIETSPPPTKKKRCTKKSAASKSKEKNESPSISKKKTEPVEEFEFPFSTTVHQDDDFVYPSLDLSDDEEEDVYSFSQRDDETWTPKIKMKINEVKTSRPTRDRKTKSAVAKCLEAAAMKRADGDSMDESNRRKKCAKKCPKKKLPLATTIHKKTTAFIPTSTDSILSIDSDVTGDLVIDDSVTSSSRNYTNPEYNVPSTSSTMHSTPSSSYSGLDLLINSSTNTSPESSSKKPKLTKKARPGQKLPRAKNKTKVVTPKTCKLIQTPPSSSSPSTPATNLVTKRIKNDSMCSPSSNSGTEKKHSNSYVTKRGKLKKGMATAKQRLGKILKMHKMFF; encoded by the exons ATGAGAGAATTACGTAAAGATGTCGAGCCAACTTTGGAGTCACCTAAAGAAGAATTAGTCGATAATATCGACGAAATTAAAATCGAAGAAGTTCTTATGGGCTTAAAAGGACTTAAACAAGAAGAAGTATTCTCATTTCTgggcaaaaataattttacgcCTGCCGAAACAGAG ATGACTTCGGCCGGATTTGGTAGCTACGATCAACTCGCCAGCGTTGATCCAGCTGACATTGAACAACTTCAATTAAATTTCGATGCTAACTTGGACGGATTCCAAGGATCAAACGGGCACGTCATGCCAAACGGAAGCTTCATACAGAAAAATGCTTCTATAACCAAAGTAACCgataccaaaatgaaaatcagaccTGATATAGTTCCTACAATTCAGAAATCATCGATTTACCAAACCGCCGTCGACAACTTTTGCGATTGGTCAGCTCGTAGAGAAAGAGCTGATGGTAATGCTCCGATTAAATTACCCAGTCTGGATTTCAGACGCACATCGGCTGTTTGGCCGAAATGTCCTGCAGCTCCAGTCACTTATTCATTGGCTGATGGGTACTTGGAGAATTTAAG GGAAGAGGAAATTGTATCTACTCCTATGACCGAAGTATCTTCGGATGTAATCAATACCAGTAATTTAGAAGAGGAATTCAAGTATCCAGTTGACAATACGTCTTATGTTATTCAATCGGCAGATAGCGTTGAACCTGTGGAAGTGGCCGACAAACCAA AACCGATTAAATTACGCATCAAACGAGTGGAAAATGAGGAAGAAGTTAGCACAACGAATCTCAACGCTGTAAATGATAATGTTAGAGCCAAATCAAAACGTATTAGAAATCCATG TACAAAACGTAAATTCATCGAGACATCACCTCCGCCCACCAAGAAGAAAAGATGCACCAAGAAATCGGCTGCAAGTAAATCAAAAGAGAAAAACGAATCACCATcgatatcaaaaaagaaaaccgaACCTGTCGAAGAATTCGAATTCCCTTTCTCTACAACTGTTCATCAAGACGATGATTTCG TTTACCCATCGCTAGACCTATCCGATGACGAAGAAGAAGACGTATACAGTTTCTCTCAAAGAGACGACGAAACATGGACTCCTAAAATCAAGATGAAAATCAACGAAGTGAAAACATCGCGACCTACTCGAGATAGGAAAACGAAAAGCGCCGTTGCCAAGTGTCTGGAAGCTGCAGCAATGAAACGAGCCGATGGTGATTCAATG GACGAATCGAACAGACGAAAAAAATGCGCTAAAAAGTGCCCCAAAAAGAAACTACCGCTGGCTACaacgattcacaaaaaaacCACGGCGTTTATTCCAACGTCGACCGACTCGATTCTATCCATAGATAGCGATGTCACTGGTGACTTGGTCATCGACGACAGTGTGACCAGCTCGAGTCGCAATTACACGAACCCAGAATACAACGTGCCTTCTACTTCTTCCACTATGCATTCAACGCCATCCTCGTCATACAGCGGTCTCGATCTATTGATTAATTCGTCGACCAATACCAGTCCCGAATCATCCTCAAAAAAACCTAAACTTACCAAAAAAGCTAGACCTGGACAGAAATTACCTCGAGCTAAGAATAAAACCAAGGTAGTGACGCCTAAAACTTGCAAACTGATACAAACGCCTCCAAGCAGCTCCTCACCCTCTACTCCGGCCACTAACTTGGTGACtaaacgaattaaaaatgaCAGCATGTGTAGTCCGTCGAGTAACAGTGGCACTGAGAAAAAGCACTCCAATTCGTATGTTACAAAGA GAGGTAAACTGAAAAAAGGAATGGCGACGGCTAAACAACGCCTTGGCAAGATATTAAAAATGCACAAGATGTTCTTTTAA